One Shewanella sp. MR-4 DNA window includes the following coding sequences:
- a CDS encoding DEAD/DEAH box helicase, translating into MDTNLSPEICLTEVKNKQLSAFSYLKKANDCLSSPQLNTIGREYLIRALDQFQLFEEQKILLQNLLRKAGLFPYIKKYFQNLTPEKELVLDIYRSNFDENFIFHSMQAKVFRLLMSGKNVVLSAPTSMGKSAIIDALITERKFKKIVIVVPTIALIDETRRRIQKKFGLDIQIIHHGSQIKRKDRVIYILTQERVNERDDLRNIDLFIIDEFYKLAYNNDESSRVISLNIALSKLLTISKQFYMIGPYIDGFRGMEKLGRDYTFIPSDFNTVALNIHKYDIAANNITSKNEQLAKIIEEHKEQTIIYCKSASSIAQIINFITNSEKIKDIKNKNTKEYLKWLTENYGYHWNCTKAVSYGIGIHHGALPRAIQQKSIDLFNSGRIKFLLCTSTMIEGVNTSAKNIVIYDNRKGTPSIDNFTHKNISGRAGRMNQYLIGNVFCLEEIPPKETQVVELPLGQINENSPINLLAGIQSEHLSDRGSQILNTFSKTYNIPIEIIKKHQSYKAEVIADGYKFLTELSYHNKNELIKIKTPKKHQLELLTEFIKKVEYGALSKINIHYLDNDELKNRLGWYVYADSHSSYLKERIEHIYESRIDEQLRSDATDKELKIVRNIFKHAVTRALLLLEDLLNYEMNNLVDNKADFGYLIHLFENNHLPPSFSALEEMGIPIETLEKLVTDRLSETSIDILIRYLRMHYNYLPQLSYMDKSFIKQAVL; encoded by the coding sequence ATGGACACTAATCTAAGCCCTGAAATCTGCCTAACTGAAGTAAAAAATAAACAGTTAAGTGCATTTTCATATCTAAAAAAGGCAAATGATTGCTTATCATCTCCACAACTAAACACGATTGGCCGAGAATATTTAATAAGAGCTTTAGATCAGTTCCAGCTCTTTGAAGAACAAAAAATATTACTACAAAACCTACTTAGAAAAGCTGGATTATTTCCGTATATAAAAAAATACTTTCAAAATTTAACTCCTGAAAAAGAGCTTGTTCTAGATATATATAGAAGCAACTTTGACGAAAATTTCATTTTCCATTCTATGCAGGCAAAAGTATTCAGGTTACTAATGTCTGGTAAAAATGTGGTGCTAAGCGCCCCCACAAGCATGGGTAAAAGTGCTATCATTGATGCACTTATTACAGAGAGAAAATTTAAAAAGATCGTCATCGTAGTACCAACTATTGCTCTAATTGATGAGACTAGGCGTCGAATTCAAAAAAAATTTGGACTAGATATACAAATTATACATCATGGGTCTCAAATTAAACGTAAAGATAGAGTAATTTACATCCTCACTCAAGAGCGTGTCAATGAAAGGGATGACTTACGCAATATCGATTTATTCATAATTGATGAATTTTATAAATTAGCTTATAACAATGATGAGTCATCTCGAGTTATTTCATTAAATATAGCATTAAGTAAACTGTTAACAATATCAAAACAATTCTACATGATTGGACCATACATTGATGGATTTAGAGGTATGGAAAAATTAGGTAGAGACTATACTTTTATTCCATCCGATTTTAATACGGTAGCTCTTAATATTCACAAATATGATATTGCAGCAAATAATATAACAAGTAAAAACGAGCAGTTAGCTAAAATTATTGAAGAGCATAAAGAGCAAACTATAATATACTGTAAATCAGCATCGTCTATCGCACAAATTATTAACTTCATAACTAATTCAGAAAAAATCAAAGATATAAAAAATAAAAATACAAAAGAATATTTAAAATGGCTTACTGAAAACTATGGCTATCATTGGAATTGTACTAAAGCAGTAAGTTATGGAATTGGTATACATCATGGAGCACTACCTCGTGCAATTCAGCAAAAGTCTATTGATTTATTCAATTCTGGTAGAATTAAATTTTTATTATGTACATCCACGATGATTGAAGGCGTAAACACTTCTGCAAAAAATATAGTCATATATGATAATAGAAAAGGCACACCATCAATTGATAACTTTACGCACAAAAACATTTCTGGTCGTGCTGGACGAATGAACCAATATCTCATTGGTAATGTTTTCTGCCTTGAGGAAATACCTCCAAAAGAAACTCAGGTAGTAGAACTACCTTTAGGTCAAATAAATGAAAACTCACCAATTAATTTATTAGCCGGAATTCAATCAGAACATTTGTCGGATAGAGGAAGTCAAATTTTAAATACGTTTTCAAAAACATACAATATTCCAATTGAAATCATAAAAAAACATCAATCATATAAAGCAGAAGTAATTGCAGATGGTTATAAGTTTTTAACAGAGCTATCTTATCATAACAAAAATGAATTAATTAAGATAAAAACACCTAAAAAACATCAATTGGAATTACTTACAGAATTTATAAAAAAAGTTGAGTATGGAGCCCTTAGCAAAATTAACATACATTATCTTGATAACGACGAACTAAAAAATCGTTTAGGGTGGTATGTTTATGCGGATAGTCATAGTTCATATTTAAAAGAAAGAATAGAACATATCTATGAATCAAGAATAGATGAACAATTACGTTCTGATGCAACAGATAAAGAGCTTAAGATAGTCAGAAATATTTTTAAGCATGCAGTTACTAGAGCATTACTACTTTTAGAAGATCTATTAAATTATGAAATGAACAATTTAGTAGATAATAAAGCAGATTTTGGCTACTTAATTCACTTGTTTGAAAACAATCATTTACCTCCTTCATTCTCTGCACTAGAAGAAATGGGGATCCCTATCGAAACATTAGAGAAGCTCGTTACAGATAGACTAAGTGAAACCAGTATTGACATATTAATAAGATATTTACGAATGCATTACAATTATTTGCCACAATTAAGTTACATGGATAAATCATTTATCAAACAAGCAGTTTTGTAA